Below is a genomic region from Virgibacillus dokdonensis.
AATGGTATTATATTAGAAAGTACTTCTCCAGGTCTTGAAGATTTACTAGAGCGGCAAAAACGAAAACAAGCAGATGATGAATTAGCAAAGAAAATAGAACAAAAAGGTCTAGCATGGTTTGTTTCCTATTGGGAAAACATCCCCCTATTTTCTACGCAACAAAAAATGTCCACCAATAATCAAACCAGAATTCGAAAAGAACGCATGCGTCAATCTGCTGTTGGTCTTGCTGATTCCCTCCGCTTTATGGGGACAGGTACACAGCGGTCCTATTGGAATGAATTAGCTTCCATGGATAAGCCTGCTTTTCTAATAACTGGTGAGTTAGATCAAAAGTATTGTGTTATTATGGAGAAAATGTCTCGCATCTTGCCAAATGCAGTGCATCATATGGTTCCTGATGCTGGACATGCAATTCACGTGGAGAAACCGAATATTTTTGGTAAAATAGTAAGTAGACATTTAGAAAGTTTAACATAAAATGTCTGCTTACATACATTTTAAAGGAGGAAGTATCGTGGCAGTACAATGGGAAAAAGTAAGAGATTATGAAGAAATTTTTTATGAAAAATATAATGGCATCGCTAAGGTAACGATCAATCGCCCTGAAAAGCGAAATGCGTTTACTCCATTAACTGTAAATGAAATGATTGATGCATTTGCGGATGCGAGAGATGATTCTGACATTGGTGCAATTATTTTAGCAGGAGAAGGGGACAAGGCGTTTTGTTCAGGTGGTGACCAATCAGTACGTGGGCATGGTGGTTATGTAGGTAGTGACCAAGTGCCAAGATTGAATGTATTAGACTTGCAACGCTTAATTCGTACAATTCCAAAACCGGTAGTTGCTATGGTGTCTGGGTATGCTATTGGCGGTGGACATGTCTTGCACGTCGTGTGTGATTTAACGATTGCTGCAGACAATGCTATTTTTGGACAAACTGGTCCGAAAGTAGGTAGTTTTGACGCTGGTTATGGCGCTGGCTTGCTTGCTAGAATGGTCGGTCATAAGCGTGCAAGAGAAATTTGGTACTTATGCCGTCAATACAATGCTGAGGAAGCTTATGAGATGGGTTTAGTTAATACAGTTGTATCATTGGAAAAATTAGAAGAAGAGACGATTCAATGGTGTGAGGAAATGTTATCCAAATCTCCAACTGCATTGCGTTTCCTAAAAGCTTCCTTTAATGCAGATACAGATGGGCTAGCTGGACTCCAACAAATGGGCGGCGATGCAACGCTGCTTTACTACACAACAGAAGAAGCAAAAGAAGGAAGAGATGCTTTTAAAGAAAAAAGGCAGCCAAACTTTAAAAAGTTTCCTCGCTTTCCTTAATTTAAAAACTGTTTTAAAGGAAGTAGCTGAAGTAAATGTATAATTCTAAGCTTCTTACATATGTTCGCCATGTAAAATGTGCTGTAAGGCTCTACTTTTAGAATAGATAACAAGATTTATATAACACTTTAAGTAGGAGCTAACAGAGCGCACAAAAAGTTTTTAATTAACTCTTGCGGTATTCAATAGCATGAAGTAATGGTCGGAATTACCGAAGGTAGGTTCGTTTTCTACTGCTATACAAAAAGTCTTTGCTCCAATCCTAAGCAAAGGCTTTTTGTACTATCAGGAAACTGGTTATGGCTTACAGATATGAACCAGTTACTATGAAAGTAACTATCTATTTGAATAATAATTTTGTAGCCGTTTCTCTAATGCAAAATGAAAAGAGGTGTTAAATATGCAAACAGTAATACCGCATTGGCTTACTAAGCAGGCGGAGATATCACCTGAGCAAATAGCAATTCAAAATGGTAATGGAAGTACACTTACATTTCAACAGCTAAAGGAAAGTAGTCAGAATTATGCTAGAAAATTGGCTGCTTTAGGCGTGTCAAGCGGAACTCATGTTGCGGTGCTTTCAACGAATAAACAGGAGATGGTAGTTGCCATTCATGCATTAAGTTATTTGCAGGCAGTAGTTGTTTTACTAAATAGTAGATTAACAAGTGAGGAATTGACTTATCAATTGAAAGACGCTGAAGTGTCATTCTTACTTTATGATGGATCATTAGCTCCTCTGTCCGAAGAAATACCTTTCTCACAAAGCCTATCTTTTACTGCTGTTAATCATTTACAGCCAAAAGATGTGAAATTAGCAACAGAAATAAATTTGCAGACGCCGTTTACGATGATGTATACATCTGGCACAACAGGTTTTCCTAAAGGAGTGGTACATACATATGGAAATCATTGGTGGAGTGCGGTAGGGAGTGCACTAAATCTAGGAATTCAAAAAGAAGATAAGTGGTTAGCTGTATTGCCTTTATTCCATGTTAGTGGTCTGTCCATTCTGATACGTAGTGTTATCTATGGGATGACTGTCTATTTATTAGAAAAGTTTAACAGAAAAAAGGTGCATCATGTGATTTTAACAAAAAAAATAACAATGATTTCCGTAGTAACCGTTATGCTGCAGCAATTGTTAGACGAGTTAGGGGAAGATTCATATCCTGCATATTTACGCTGTATGTTATTAGGCGGAGGGCCAGCTCCAAAACCTTTGTTGGAACAAGCGAAAGAAAAAAACGTACCAGTTTTCCAATCTTTTGGGATGACTGAAACGGCTTCACAGATTGTTACATTAAGTGCTAAAGATGCTTTAAAGAAAATTGGTTCTGCGGGAAAACCTTTATTTCCGGCGCAATTAAAAATTAATACACCGGATGAAAACGGAGTTGGTGAAATATTTGTTAAGGGACCGATGGTTACAAACGGCTATTATAATAATGAATCTGCAACAGTAAATGCCATTCACAATGGTTGGCTAGCTACAGGGGATTTAGGTTATTTGGATAAGGAAGGTTACTTATATGTGGTTGACAGGCGGAGTGATTTAATTATTTCTGGTGGAGAAAATGTATATCCTTCCGAAGTAGAAAGCACAATGGCACGTTTTCCGGGTATCAAAGAAGTTGGTGTGACAGGTAAAGCTGACCCGAAATGGGGGGAGGTTCCAGTTGCTTTTATTGTAACGGATCAAACCTACAACCATGGGGAACTACAATGTTTTTTAACCGAACATTTAGCTGCTTATAAACGCCCCAAAGAAATACATGAGGTAGATTACTTACCACGTAATGCTTCTAATAAGCTAGTTCGTCTAGAGTTGAAGAAATTAATAAAGTGAATTATTACTCTGTTTAAATAGATGGGAGCGATCTAGCAGGTAAATTAGATCAGCTCCTATTTTTTAAAATTAATAAGAGTGGTGGTTTTTCTATCATTTAGAACATCGTGTAGACTTTTTCTTTATACCTAATGAAGCTTTAGTTCAACAAAGGATCTTAATAAAAATATATTGTCAATATTTTAGCTCAAAAAGAGCCGAATTTACCTATAAATATGTTCATTATTTCACAATTAATCTATAGAATATTTGAAGATTACGTTGTATAATTAATCTATCCTAGTAAATAATATCTAGAAAAGGTGGTTATTATTATGGCTAAATCTACATTTCGAGCCGCTGCTCAACTGCAGGATGGTGTTCAAGTTAAAGTTAAATCAAGAAATTTTGAAATTACAGTCGATGAACCTAAGAACTTAGGTGGTACAGATACGGGAATGAACCCAGTGGAATTAGTGCTTGGTGCTCTTGGAGCTTGTCAAGCAATTGTTGCACGAGTTTTTGCTAAAAAATTTAATATTGAATTTAGTGACTTTTGGATTGAATTGGAAGGTGACTTAGATCCAGATGGTTTTATGCACAAAGCGGATGTGAGAAAAGGTTATTCGGAAATCCGTTACAACGTGCATATAAAAACCGACGCACCTCAAGAAAAAGTAAAAGAGTTTGTTGCATTTATTGAAGATACTTGCCCAGTAGGGGATACATTGGCAAATCCAGTTAATACAAAGTTAAATAACATTGTTATCGAATAATGCTGTTTTACTTCAGCAAGGATAGGGGATGCTCCCTATCCTTGTTTTTATGTTTTTGACAATCGCACGTTTTTCGCTTTAGAACGAACATGTTTTTATTGAAAAGTGTATATTAGCTAAAAAAAATGATATTGCCCTTTTTGTCATCTTAGTTCGTTTAATTGTAAATATTAGAGTAACTACAATAGAACAATTAGTTTTCACAAAGAAGTTGACTTACATGGGTTATTAATGTAATATATAAATTGCATTAAGTTATATATATATTACTTTTGGTGGTGGATCATGGCAAATAAAATAAAATTGGCACGAGTTGAGAAAGGGTTAACACAGGCTCAACTTGCCAAAAGAGTTCATGCGACAAGACAAACGATAGGCCTTATTGAAAAAAGTAAATATAACCCAAGTTTAAACTTATGTATTGCAATAGCGAAGGAGTTAGGAAAGTCATTAGATGATTTATTTTGGGAGGAATCATAAATGAAACGTTCTTTTATACATGTTTTTTTACCGGAAGATGAATATAAGCAGATGCGAATAGTAACCATTTTAGTTGAAGTAGCTGTTATTGTCTCAGCCCTACTGATGCTATGTTTATTCGCCGGTAGCTGGTTCAATTGGCATATGGGTGGATATTTGACCGCATTTTTTATCTTTGGTTTTATTTTATTTTACACTTATGTACGCTATATTCTGTCAGGTATGGAATATGCAGAGATAGCAGGTGAGATTAATTACAACAAAGCTAAAAGGAAAGTGTATAGTCAATCGATTCGTTTTGGAATTATTTTCAGTATAGTAATGTTTGTTACAAGAGGTATTCCAAATAATTGGATAGGTGTTTTAGATATCATAGGTCCATCGATACTTGCTACAATTTTTTACTTTATTTTTGATCGTCTTTCATTAAAAAAATCATACAAGAAAAATAAAGACTTATTGGATTAATCCAATGTATATGTGTAAACCAATTAATGAATAGAATGACTTAATTAAAAAGTGACATAAATAAACGTCGCTTTTTTGTACTATAGGAGATAGCTTCGGGATAAGAAAATAACTGATTAACTACGTCCGCTGCAGCAACTAGGCAACTTCACTCCATCGCCCTAAGTTAAGACTTCAATCCGTGCCTAAGAGGAAGGTCGAATAAACAGGGGCTTACCGCCCGACATGGCATACCCCTGTTTTAGTGGGAGGATTCCTAAATCTTTAGTTGATGCTTCCTAGTCGCCACGTTGTTAAACGGGCGTTCCGATCGTTTGTTCTCTCACATGTGCTTCTTTTTTAATCAGTCATTTAAAATGGACTTTTTATGAATACGAAATTAGAATAAGAGTAGTAGCTTTGAATTGGGGTGATGTAATGAGCATAGTTGAACAAAAATTAGGGAGTCAGCCTGTTAAAAAGAGCTTTTTTCAGTATTTTCTCCCTACTATTCTAGGTATGATGCTTATGTCCGTAAATATCGTCATTGATGGTATATTTGTTGGTAATGGTGTAGGCTCCCTTGCTTTAGCAAGTGTAAATATAGCAGTTCCTGTTTTTTCAATTATTATTTCCATTTCTTTATTAATTGGTGTTGGTGGTGGGACGTTATACTCCATTGCAGTTGGGTCTGGCGATAAAGAGAGAGCAAAGCGTTTATACACCATTTCTATCGTGCTTGTAACGATAATAAGCCTATGTATTAGTGTTTTTGGGCTCCTATTTATGGAGCCTTTAGCAAGGCTCTTTGGAGCAAATGCTGAAACATTGCCCTATGCTTTAGACTATATGCGTATTTTGTTTCTGTTTTCATTAGTCTTAGCTTTGGAAGTATGTTTAAGTATTTTCGTGCGAAATGATGGTGACCCACAATTAGCGATGATCGGTTTAATTGTGGCAGCCATTGTTAATGTTATTTTAAACTACGTAATGATATTTATCCTTGAATGGGAAGTTACTGGAGCTGCGATTGCTACTTCAGTGGCAACACTTATTGGTTTAATCATTTATTCGTTGCATTTCTTTAAAAAAGGCTCTGGTCTAAAATTGACAAAAATAGTCTGGAAGAAGGCCGATTTGAAACAAATAAGCGCCATTGGTCTACCTAGCTTTTTATCCGAAGCAGGTATTGGTGTTTTTGTAATGGGGTACAATATTGCCATTGCTTATTATGCTGGTACAAATGGGCTGGCAGCTTTTTCAGTAATTAACTATTTGCATACTTTTATGTTACTCGCATTTATCGGTATAGGTTCATCCATTCAACCTATGATTAGTTATTATTATGGGGCCAAAAAATTTACTTCTATTAAAGAAACAGTGAAAATTGCAGAAATAACCGGTTTTCTGCTTGGTGGTTTATTTCTAGTTATTGGTTACTTAGGTGCGGATTTGCTTGTATCTATTTTTGGGGTCGATTCCAATGAAATTAAAGACCTGGCTGTAAGAGGGATTAAATTGTTTTTCTTAGGGTACTTGTTTATGGGAGTGAATTTTATTTATATGACATACTATCAATCTATTGGCTACGTTCGTCCATCAGTGGGCATAACGCTGTTCCGAGGATTTATTTTATTAATTGCTATGCTTCTTATCTTGCCAATGTTATTAGGAACTACAGGTGTCTGGCTTGCACTACCAGTGTCGGAGACGATCGTTGCTCTTGTACTTTTATTGGTAGCCAGAAAAGGAGTTATGCATAATCAATTAGAGATAAGAGGCTTTTAATAGATGAAGATTGATCAACATTATTTACTCGCTAATTATAGCGAGTTTTTTTACGCTCTAGGAAAGGATGAATTTTGGTGTAAACAACAGCTTGTTTTGTCGATCAACCAAGTTTTTAACTTCTTAAATAGGTAATAAGTTGTCTAAAAAGGCGCTATTAACGATTAAGATTGGCAAATGATATGTACGTATCGTATTGGTTTTCCATACATGCTTTTTAATGAAAAAGAAACACTATACGATAGGAGGTGTTTGAAATGGAAAAGCAAAAATATTACGTTCAAATGGGATCAGGAGAAATATCAAGGGTGAAGTATCACAATAATGATGAATTTGTTATTTACGCAACGGAGCAAGAAATTATACAATTACGTGAAGCCTTTGATGAAGCAAATGCTTCTGGAATACGTTCATTCTTTCGGGCACATATTCCAGCAGTTCCTTACCATAATGATGCAGCAAATGATGAGTATGACAGTGATATGATCAAGGCGTTCAAACTTGTACATGATTTAGGAGATGAAAAAACGAGAGCGCATATTCAAGAAATGGGCATTTTAGATACGTAATTACAAGACAAAAGAAGAACCGTTAAAATTTAATTTATTATGCCATTTGTGTGAGTGAAGGTTTATCTATTGGTATAGACAGGAATAGAATAGTAAGGGAAATGAATCTTGCTCACACAAGGAGGTATATTGGAGATGAATAAACGACGCATCGTTTATAGCACGACCCTGCTTATCATTATCATGTTGTTATCGCTTGTAGTATTGCATATACAAACGCCAACTGCTTCAGGAGATGCGCTAAAAGAAACAGCGCAAGCTACTGTTAATGCAGAAGTCAACCCGTTAACGGAAGAAAAAATAACGAACATAACAGAACAATTTATGGATATTTTACTGCAACCTATTCATAGAGATTATCGTGTGAAGAAATTAGGTTCTAAACAAGATCTGTATGAAGAGTTTAGCTCCGTTGCTACATATTCAGTTGCTAAACCTTTTGTAGAGTATTATTATAGGGAAAAGAGTGGTGGTCTGTACCTTCGTCCAACGAGTAAGCCAGCTTGGTTTTTAAAAGGGGAGCCTTATGAAATCACTGAGCAAAGTGATAATCAAGTTATTGTAACACAAACAAACGAAACAACTTTTTATGGAGATTACACAATAAAATTCGCATTTTCCTTTGATAAACAATGGAAAATAACAAATATTGAATATCCTAAATGAATCTTATGCCATCAAAATGGTAAAATGGACCAATATTGTAGTAACTGTATAGGCATATTTTTATATGGGGACATTTCATCCATATAAGACTAGGGATAGAGGCTTGTCTACTACAGCTTACAGTTTTTATAGAAATGTTAGGGATTTTACCGGAATGGGTTGTCAGATAAATAGTGTTTGTGATGAAACACGAAAATGAAATTCATTTAAAGGTAATGAAGTACTAGAGAAGGCGTTGAAAAAATGTATACATTTAAAGATTATTACCATAATGAAGTAAAATTATCCTTTGCAGATCAACCCTATTCTAATTCTCCGCTTCATGTTTGGGTCATATGCGTATATAAAGATAAATGGCTGTTGACGAAGCATAAAGAAAGGGGATTGGAATTTCCAGGAGGGAAAGTAGAAAGAGGGGAAAGTGCAAAAGAAGCAGCTATTAGAGAAATTAAAGAAGAAACTGGAGGCATTGTTGAAAAAATAAGCTATGTTGGTCAATATTTTGTTTCTGGTAAGTTTGAAAATGTCATTAAAAATGTCTATTTCGCAACAATTTGTTCATTGGAGAAACAAAAGACATATTATGAAACTTGTGGACCTGTTCTACTAGAACACATCCCTGTAGATGTGAAGCAACGTGAAGAGTACAGTTTTATGATGAAAGACGGTGTGTTAACGTATTGTTTATCACATTTGAACTTACAGTTGTGAAATAAGTATGTTAAACGCACTAGGAGCTCGCTGTATCGCCATATATGGTTTTATAGTCCATCGTTGTTTTGGTAAGGTTTTCCAAACATGCAATTGCCTTTTCTATTAAAGATCTATACGGCAGTAATTTCTGCCGTATAGATCTTTAATAGTATCTAGTGTACGAGAAACCACAGCTTTTACGGGGTTACAAGTCGATGCTGCATTTCAAGCCTGTTTTATTTGATTAACCAGCTTTCTATTTTTTCTACAAGCTTATACATGATAGCTGCAAAAATAGCTATTAATACTAAACTCATCATAACAAGCGAGAAGTCAAACACTTGAAAGCCATAAATAATTAAATAACCTAACCCTTGTTTTGAAACAAGAAATTCACCCACAATGACGCCAACCCAGGAAAGCCCAACATTTACTTTTAGTGTAGAAATCATCGTTGGTAATGTGGCAGGGAAAATGGCGTGCTGAAAAATTTGCCGTTTAGTTGCTCCAAAACTTTGCAGTACTTTTGCGTAATTAGGGTCTACTTCATTAAATGCTGAATAGACGACAAGTGTTGTAATGATTACGGATATAATGGCTCCCATTGCAATAATGGATACATATCCCGGCCCTAATGCAACAATGATTATCGGACCTAATGCTACTTTAGGCATAGCATTTAAGATAACAAGATAAGGATCTAATATGTTAGATAAACGCTTGGAAAACCATAGGGAGGTGGCAAGGAAAATACCTACAATAGTTCCAATCAAAAATCCAGCGACTGTTTCTAATAAAGTGACTTGCATATGTGCAAGAAGTGACCCATCTTTCATCTTATCTACAATGACTTGATATATCGTAGAAGGAGAGCTAAACAATAGTGGGTCGATCCAGTAAAATCGACTAGCGATCTCCCAAAGGAATACAAAACTGATTAGGATTAAAAGTTGCCAAATAAGCACATGCTTTTTTTCTTTTTGGACAGAGGATAAATATTGTTGAAATAATTGTTCTTCGGCATTGCTTTGAGCCATCCCTTATTTACCTCCTCCTAAGAATGCGACATTTTTGCGATTATCCAATTCATCCCATACTTTATCAAATAATAGCTGATATTTAGGATGCCTTCTTGCTAGAAATGGTTGTTCATTACGTAGCTCGATAGGTACGTCAAATACTTTTGATATGGTTCCAGGGTTTGTATCCATGACAAAGATACGGTCACTCATAGCAATGGCCTCGCCAATATCATGAGTAACAAGTACGGTTGTTTTACGGTATGTTTTTAACAGTATTGCGACTAAATCCTCTAACTTTAACTTTGTTTGGTAGTCTAAAGCAGAGAAAGGTTCATCAAACAGTAAAATCATCGGGTCATTGATCAAAGTTCGTACGAGGGCTGCTCGTTGCCGCATCCCTCCTGATAATGCATCAGGATATGCAGCAGCTACATGCTCTATTCCCACTTCTTGTAATAGCTCCATACCTTTTTCTTTTATTTTATTCGTAGCTGTCTGATTTATTTTCGGCCCTAAAAGGATATTATCTAATATGCTTTTCCATGGAAATAAATAGTCTTGTTGCAGCATATAGCCTATTTCTGAAGAAGGGGATTGGATTGCTTTTTCTTTTAAGCTAGCATTTCCTTCTGTAGGCTGGATAATACCTGCCATAATAGAAAGAATCGTCGATTTCCCACAACCACTTGGTCCTAATAATGAAATAAACTCCCCTTCTTGAATAGATATAGAAATATCCTTTAATGCTTTTGTAGCTCCTTGCTTAGAAAAGTAGTAATGAGTAATATTTTCTAATGTTAAAAGTGTCATCACACACTCCCCTTAATCTTGTAATACATCCTTTGCAAATGTTGTATTGACGAGTTCTTCATAAGCTACATCTTCTGGTAATTCTCCCGCTTCTTCCATAATGTTTTTCAAGTTATTCCATGGATCTTTTTGTAATAATGGCTCCGTTGCAAAGGAACCTTGACTTTTATAGCGTTCTATAGATGAGGTTAGCATTTCTAACTCTGTATCTTCAAAATAAGGTTGAATCGTTTGAGCAATTTCTTCTGCAGGCTGCTCTGCAACCCATTGTTGTGCGCGGTAAATAGCCTTCGTGAAACCCTTCATCTCTGTTTCGTGTTCATCCATATAGGTTTGTTTTGCCATATAAACGGTATATGGAACAATTCCTGATTCTTCTCCGAAAGAAGCAATAATATGGCCTTTTCCTTCTTTTTCAAATGCACTGGCAGTTGGTTCAAATAATTGTACATATTCAGCATCTCCAGACACAAATGCACTAGGAATATGAGCAAACTCAATATTTTGTTGTAAGTTTAAGTCCTCATGTGGATCAATTCCTTGCTGTTTAAGTACGTATTCTCCAACCATTTGTGGCATGCCGCCTTTACGTTGTCCTAAAAATGATGTTCCCTTTAATTCATCCCAACTGAAATTTGATTTTTCTTCTTTTGCTACTAAAAAAGTTCCGTCTGTTTGCGTTAGTTGAGCAAAGTTAATAGCAATATCTTTTGAATCTTGAGCATAGACGTAAATAGACGTTTCCGCTCCAACTAAAGCGATATCCGATCCATCTGATAATAGGGAAGTCATCGTTTTATCACCACCCCATGTGGTTTGCAATTCTACATCTAACCCCTCATCTTTAAAAAATCCTTTTTCTAAAGCGACATATTGCGGTGCATAAAAAATGGAACGAGTAACTTCAGCTAATTGAATTTTCTTATTGGAGTTTTCATTATTACAACTTGTTAAAAACAAGAGTATGCTGCTGAAGAGCAGGAAAAATAGAATTTTTTTCATCCTATTTGCTCCTTTCTATAATTTCATTCGTCAAAACAGTTTATGATTGGATAGAAAAATGTGTGAATGCCTAGTTAATTAGAAAAACTTGGCTTGTCGCCAAGTTTTAAGGCGAAAGCCTTTGTTTTTCCTATAAGGAGCAAGCGCCCGTTTAGCAACGTAGCGAATGGAACAAATTAACGGAGATAAAGGAATTACGGTGAGGGGATGATTCGATGATGACTTATCGAGCAATGGAGTGAAGTCGCCTAATTGCTAGACGATGGAGCAGACGTGACTATTCGGTTTTTTCATTATCCACAACACCTCATTTTATAAATTTCTATACAATAAAAAAATCGACCTCCTATTGAGGTCGATATGCAGCAGTAACTGCTAGGTAATACTTTATATAAAATTCCTTTTGGGATGAGGAAACATGAGTTAACCCTTAAAAATAGGGCCAGCATTAGCAATATCTTCACGAGCTTCCGTAAATTGTTTGAAATTCTCATGA
It encodes:
- the ytkD gene encoding RNA deprotection pyrophosphohydrolase — its product is MYTFKDYYHNEVKLSFADQPYSNSPLHVWVICVYKDKWLLTKHKERGLEFPGGKVERGESAKEAAIREIKEETGGIVEKISYVGQYFVSGKFENVIKNVYFATICSLEKQKTYYETCGPVLLEHIPVDVKQREEYSFMMKDGVLTYCLSHLNLQL
- a CDS encoding o-succinylbenzoate--CoA ligase, with protein sequence MQTVIPHWLTKQAEISPEQIAIQNGNGSTLTFQQLKESSQNYARKLAALGVSSGTHVAVLSTNKQEMVVAIHALSYLQAVVVLLNSRLTSEELTYQLKDAEVSFLLYDGSLAPLSEEIPFSQSLSFTAVNHLQPKDVKLATEINLQTPFTMMYTSGTTGFPKGVVHTYGNHWWSAVGSALNLGIQKEDKWLAVLPLFHVSGLSILIRSVIYGMTVYLLEKFNRKKVHHVILTKKITMISVVTVMLQQLLDELGEDSYPAYLRCMLLGGGPAPKPLLEQAKEKNVPVFQSFGMTETASQIVTLSAKDALKKIGSAGKPLFPAQLKINTPDENGVGEIFVKGPMVTNGYYNNESATVNAIHNGWLATGDLGYLDKEGYLYVVDRRSDLIISGGENVYPSEVESTMARFPGIKEVGVTGKADPKWGEVPVAFIVTDQTYNHGELQCFLTEHLAAYKRPKEIHEVDYLPRNASNKLVRLELKKLIK
- a CDS encoding hydrolase, yielding MEKQKYYVQMGSGEISRVKYHNNDEFVIYATEQEIIQLREAFDEANASGIRSFFRAHIPAVPYHNDAANDEYDSDMIKAFKLVHDLGDEKTRAHIQEMGILDT
- the menB gene encoding 1,4-dihydroxy-2-naphthoyl-CoA synthase, encoding MSAYIHFKGGSIVAVQWEKVRDYEEIFYEKYNGIAKVTINRPEKRNAFTPLTVNEMIDAFADARDDSDIGAIILAGEGDKAFCSGGDQSVRGHGGYVGSDQVPRLNVLDLQRLIRTIPKPVVAMVSGYAIGGGHVLHVVCDLTIAADNAIFGQTGPKVGSFDAGYGAGLLARMVGHKRAREIWYLCRQYNAEEAYEMGLVNTVVSLEKLEEETIQWCEEMLSKSPTALRFLKASFNADTDGLAGLQQMGGDATLLYYTTEEAKEGRDAFKEKRQPNFKKFPRFP
- a CDS encoding MATE family efflux transporter, with amino-acid sequence MSIVEQKLGSQPVKKSFFQYFLPTILGMMLMSVNIVIDGIFVGNGVGSLALASVNIAVPVFSIIISISLLIGVGGGTLYSIAVGSGDKERAKRLYTISIVLVTIISLCISVFGLLFMEPLARLFGANAETLPYALDYMRILFLFSLVLALEVCLSIFVRNDGDPQLAMIGLIVAAIVNVILNYVMIFILEWEVTGAAIATSVATLIGLIIYSLHFFKKGSGLKLTKIVWKKADLKQISAIGLPSFLSEAGIGVFVMGYNIAIAYYAGTNGLAAFSVINYLHTFMLLAFIGIGSSIQPMISYYYGAKKFTSIKETVKIAEITGFLLGGLFLVIGYLGADLLVSIFGVDSNEIKDLAVRGIKLFFLGYLFMGVNFIYMTYYQSIGYVRPSVGITLFRGFILLIAMLLILPMLLGTTGVWLALPVSETIVALVLLLVARKGVMHNQLEIRGF
- the menH gene encoding 2-succinyl-6-hydroxy-2,4-cyclohexadiene-1-carboxylate synthase, with translation MYFSTNDATYWYEIDGEGYPLVLLHGFTGSSETWQPFITKWKQEWQVITIDLPGHGKTNAKHKSMEACCRDIASLLQYLQLEPVHLLGYSMGGRTAIAFAISYPEWVNGIILESTSPGLEDLLERQKRKQADDELAKKIEQKGLAWFVSYWENIPLFSTQQKMSTNNQTRIRKERMRQSAVGLADSLRFMGTGTQRSYWNELASMDKPAFLITGELDQKYCVIMEKMSRILPNAVHHMVPDAGHAIHVEKPNIFGKIVSRHLESLT
- a CDS encoding ABC transporter substrate-binding protein, encoding MKKILFFLLFSSILLFLTSCNNENSNKKIQLAEVTRSIFYAPQYVALEKGFFKDEGLDVELQTTWGGDKTMTSLLSDGSDIALVGAETSIYVYAQDSKDIAINFAQLTQTDGTFLVAKEEKSNFSWDELKGTSFLGQRKGGMPQMVGEYVLKQQGIDPHEDLNLQQNIEFAHIPSAFVSGDAEYVQLFEPTASAFEKEGKGHIIASFGEESGIVPYTVYMAKQTYMDEHETEMKGFTKAIYRAQQWVAEQPAEEIAQTIQPYFEDTELEMLTSSIERYKSQGSFATEPLLQKDPWNNLKNIMEEAGELPEDVAYEELVNTTFAKDVLQD
- a CDS encoding ABC transporter permease; amino-acid sequence: MAQSNAEEQLFQQYLSSVQKEKKHVLIWQLLILISFVFLWEIASRFYWIDPLLFSSPSTIYQVIVDKMKDGSLLAHMQVTLLETVAGFLIGTIVGIFLATSLWFSKRLSNILDPYLVILNAMPKVALGPIIIVALGPGYVSIIAMGAIISVIITTLVVYSAFNEVDPNYAKVLQSFGATKRQIFQHAIFPATLPTMISTLKVNVGLSWVGVIVGEFLVSKQGLGYLIIYGFQVFDFSLVMMSLVLIAIFAAIMYKLVEKIESWLIK
- a CDS encoding helix-turn-helix transcriptional regulator, with the translated sequence MANKIKLARVEKGLTQAQLAKRVHATRQTIGLIEKSKYNPSLNLCIAIAKELGKSLDDLFWEES
- a CDS encoding ABC transporter ATP-binding protein — encoded protein: MTLLTLENITHYYFSKQGATKALKDISISIQEGEFISLLGPSGCGKSTILSIMAGIIQPTEGNASLKEKAIQSPSSEIGYMLQQDYLFPWKSILDNILLGPKINQTATNKIKEKGMELLQEVGIEHVAAAYPDALSGGMRQRAALVRTLINDPMILLFDEPFSALDYQTKLKLEDLVAILLKTYRKTTVLVTHDIGEAIAMSDRIFVMDTNPGTISKVFDVPIELRNEQPFLARRHPKYQLLFDKVWDELDNRKNVAFLGGGK
- a CDS encoding OsmC family protein encodes the protein MAKSTFRAAAQLQDGVQVKVKSRNFEITVDEPKNLGGTDTGMNPVELVLGALGACQAIVARVFAKKFNIEFSDFWIELEGDLDPDGFMHKADVRKGYSEIRYNVHIKTDAPQEKVKEFVAFIEDTCPVGDTLANPVNTKLNNIVIE